A window from Thermincola ferriacetica encodes these proteins:
- a CDS encoding DUF167 domain-containing protein produces the protein MLIIEQHSDGITFKIKVQPKASKNELKGVQGDSLKVKLTAPPVEGAANEACIRFFAELFSVAKSQVEIITGHTSRTKLLKVKGLTKEEAEKRLNL, from the coding sequence ATTCTGATAATAGAACAGCATTCTGACGGAATAACTTTTAAAATCAAGGTTCAGCCGAAGGCTTCAAAAAACGAACTTAAGGGAGTCCAGGGCGACTCCCTTAAGGTAAAACTTACTGCGCCGCCTGTCGAGGGAGCGGCTAACGAGGCGTGTATTCGCTTTTTTGCTGAATTATTTTCTGTTGCCAAAAGCCAGGTAGAAATTATTACCGGGCATACATCTAGAACAAAACTCCTGAAGGTTAAAGGATTAACCAAGGAAGAAGCAGAGAAAAGGCTGAATTTATAG